A window of the Brassica napus cultivar Da-Ae chromosome A2, Da-Ae, whole genome shotgun sequence genome harbors these coding sequences:
- the LOC106423224 gene encoding DNA-directed RNA polymerase III subunit rpc31-like: MAYRGGRGRGRGGFGGFGVEYAKAEPFVIFPDITLPDRKSISDDTQLLKNFNFFERFWKSSPYHLGDGVSKKESESLDIERFSDTLKPKKKKSNERGSFYDYLVLRPDNFPKELLGDTRRERPVKRARWTQDADLQKLEALEKLEAKLKAEGKEENEEGEGDEEVEESEGEDSENGDYDQNKDFDDDDDDYNEPEDNDNEDVYI, from the exons ATGGCTTACAGAGGAGgacgaggaagaggaagaggtggGTTTGGTGGGTTTGGCGTTGAGTATGCAAAGGCAGAACCTTTTGTTATTTTCCCT GACATTACCTTACCTGACCGTAAATCAATCTCAGACGATACCCAATTACTTAAgaacttcaatttttttgagAGGTTCTGGAAAAGTTCGCCTTACCACTTAGGCGATGGTGTTTCAAAGAAAG AGAGTGAGAGTTTAGACATTGAGAGGTTCTCAGACACGTTGaagccaaagaagaagaagtctaaTGAGCGGGGATCTTTCTATGACTATCTTGTTCTTAGACCTGATAACTTCCCAAAAGAACTTCTTGGAG ATACTAGGAGAGAACGGCCTGTGAAGAGAGCAAGATGGACTCAGGACGCAG ATCTGCAGAAGTTGGAGGCCTTGGAGAAGCTTGAAGCAAAGCTTAAG gCTGAAGGCAAGGAAGagaatgaagaaggagaaggtgATGAAGAAGTTGAGGAATCTGAGGGAGAAGATTCTGAAAATGGAGATTATGATCAg aATAAAGactttgatgatgatgacgacgatTATAACGAGCCGGAGGATAACGATA ATGAAGACGTATATATTTAA
- the LOC125586365 gene encoding protein S-acyltransferase 18, with translation MTRRRHGWQRPFHTLQIVGAVIFSALVASFYVFLGFFLGNRIAIITLLSLFSFVAGSVIALFVRCTAIDPTDKTSAKKRRRAKSKGVLMKLRVKVVLSQVVVRFFRRLERKILRNFIRRTYLDPWKSSVQLEPLLPFPLVMKDDAVTPDPKEEEDDISYCSLCDLEVKRSSKHCRTCNRCVEGFDHHCSWLNNCVGKRNYTTFILLMVFVLLMLMIEGGTAVAVFVRCFVDKKGVETELKRRLHVEFPRWVLATISVMLVLLTAYGSAAMGQLFLFHVVLIRKGMRTYDYILAMREENQFTEVDPFDELDSSSDESSDFDSPERPRQTLISKFMCSKTNENHQKRLSIKVEGDGRSPSSTLINKKPGFHVTINPWKLITLSSEKALQAAEKARERLRKTKPVSESGEDSLKPLPLETKFGLLLDPDNNNSVLQPSIPEAVKLHVSPAKFSSPRRRFSGSSSTTVPSPKQKYRSNFDLKLTEVSKELESYISRQVLCSVIKQDGSEASPR, from the exons ATGACGAGACGGCGCCATGGCTGGCAAAGACCCTTTCACACATTACAG ATCGTAGGAGCTGTTATCTTTAGTGCTCTGGTCGCATCTTTCTATGTCTTCCTCGGCTTCTTCCTCGGGAATCGAATAGCTATCATCACGCTTCTCTCGCTCTTCTCTTTTGTG GCGGGTTCGGTTATAGCTCTGTTCGTTAGGTGCACGGCGATTGATCCTACGGATAAGACTAGTGCTAAGAAGAGGAGAAGGGCGAAATCGAAAGGAGTGCTGATGAAGCTGAGAGTGAAGGTAGTTTTGAGCCAAGTCGTTGTGAGGTTCTTCAGGAGGCTAGAGAGGAAGATCTTGAGGAACTTTATAAGACGGACGTATTTGGATCCGTGGAAAAGCAGCGTGCAGCTTGAACCGCTTCTTCCGTTTCCACTTGTCATGAAAGATGACGCTGTTACACCTGACCCtaaagaggaggaagatgatATCTCTTATTGCTCACTTTGTGATTTAGAG GTTAAACGCAGCAGTAAGCACTGCAGGACATGTAACCGGTGTGTTGAAGGGTTTGATCACCATTGCAGt TGGCTTAACAACTGCGTTGGGAAAAGGAATTACACCACTTTCATACTCCTGATGGTTTTCGTCTTGCTCATG CTAATGATTGAAGGGGGAACAGCTGTTGCCGTATTTGTCAGATGTTTTGTGGACAAGAAAGGGGTCGAAACCGAATTGAAGAGAAGGCTACATGTAGAGTTCCCTAGATGGGTTCTTGCTACAATATCT gtTATGTTGGTTTTGTTAACGGCCTATGGCTCGGCAGCTATGGGACAGCTTTTCCTCTTCCATGTGGTTCTCATAAGAAAG GGGATGAGAACATATGACTATATATTAGCAATGAGGGAGGAGAATCAGTTTACAGAAGTGGACCCTTTTGATGAATTGGATTCATCTTCAGATGAAAGCTCAGATTTTGATTCACCTGAAAGACCAAGACAAACATTAATCTCCAAGTTCATGTGCAGTAAAACTAATGAG AATCATCAGAAGAGACTATCCATAAAAGTAGAAGGAGATGGGCGTTCACCTTCTTCCACGCTGATCAACAAGAAACCGGGCTTTCATGTAACCATAAACCCATGGAAACTGATCACTCTAAGCAGTGAAAAGGCGCTACAAGCAGCTGAGAAAGCAAGGGAGAGACTGAGGAAGACTAAACCGGTTTCCGAGTCCGGAGAAGATTCACTTAAGCCACTTCCACTAGAGACGAAGTTTGGACTTTTGTTAGATCCAGACAATAACAACAGTGTGTTACAACCATCAATACCTGAAGCAGTTAAACTTCATGTCTCACCAGCGAAGTTCTCTAGCCCACGAAGAAGGTTCTCAGGCTCTTCTTCTACCACTGTACCATCCCCCAAACAAAAATACAGGAGTAACTTTGACTTGAAGCTAACTGAAGTATCTAAGGAGCTTGAAAGTTACATCTCAAGACAAGTTTTGTGTTCTGTGATAAAGCAAGATGGAAGTGAAGCATCACcaagatga
- the LOC106412810 gene encoding CTP synthase-like: MKYVLVTGGVVSGLGKGVTASSIGVVLEACGLRVTSIKIDPYLNTDAGTMSPFEHGEVFVLDDGGEVDLDLGNYERFLDVTLTKDNNITTGKIYQSVLDKERKGDYLGKTVQVVPHITDAIKDWIESVSLIPVDGKEGQADVCVIELGGTVGDIESMPFIEALRQLSFSVGQENFCLIHVSLIPVLGVVGEQKTKPTQHSVRELRALGLTPHFLACRSAQPLLEATKAKLSQFCHVPAANILNIHDVPNIWHVPLLLRNQNAHHSILKQLNLTSVATAPDLDSWTKMAETFDNLTDHVKIAMVGKYIGLTDSYLSVVKALLHACIACSLKPQIEWIAASDLEDESEKSTPEAHAAAWKILKSAECVLVPGGFGDRGVSGMVLAAKYARENKVPYLGICLGMQIAVIEFARSVLGLERANSTEFDAQTPDPVVIFMPEGSRTHMGSTMRLGSRRTHLESRDSLTSKLYGDVCYVDERHRHRYEVNPEVSQVLEEAGLRLVGKDDTGKRIEVIELHDHPFYVGVQFHPEFKSRPTRPSPLFLGFILAARTLLQTHLSS, encoded by the exons ATGAAGTACGTGTTGGTGACTGGAGGAGTGGTGAGTGGGCTTGGCAAAGGCGTTACAGCCAGTAGTATCGGCGTCGTCCTTGAAGCTTGTGGCCTTCGTGTTACCTCCATCAAAATTG ATCCGTATTTGAACACTGATGCTGGTACTATGTCCCCTTTTGAGCATGGAGAGGTTTTTGTACTCGACGATGGTGGAGag GTCGATCTTGATTTGGGGAACTATGAAAGATTTCTTGATGTGACACTAACCAAAGACAACAACATTACCACTGGCAAGATATATCAG TCTGTTCTTGACAAGGAACGAAAAGGAGACTACTTAGGGAAGACTGTTCAG gtTGTTCCACACATTACAGATGCAATCAAGGACTGGATTGAGTCAGTCTCTCTTATTCCAGTGGATGGAAAAGAAGGCCAAGCCGATGTTTGTGTTATTGAGTTGGGAGGCACTGTTG GTGACATAGAGTCGATGCCTTTTATCGAGGCCTTGAGACAATTGTCATTCTCGGTTG GACAAGAAAATTTCTGCCTTATCCATGTGAGCTTGATTCCTGTTCTGGGTGTTGTTGGGGAGCAG AAAACAAAGCCAACACAACACAGTGTCCGAGAACTAAGAGCTTTGGGATTGACTCCTCACTTTTTGGCATGTCGCTCTGCTCAG CCACTACTGGAAGCTACAAAGGCAAAACTGTCTCAGTTTTGTCATGTGCCG GCTGCTAATATTCTCAATATCCATGATGTTCCAAACATTTGGCATGTTCCTCTCCTTCTCCGA aACCAAAACGCTCATCACTCGATTCTCAAACAACTGAATCTAACCAG CGTTGCAACAGCACCTGATCTTGATAGCTGGACTAAGATGGCTGAGACTTTTGATAACTTGACAGATCAT GTTAAGATTGCTATGGTTGGAAAGTACATTGGTCTAACGGATTCTTATTTGTCTGTTGTTAAG GCCCTTCTACATGCATGCATTGCATGTTCATTGAAGCCTCAGATTGAATGGATTGCAGCTTCAGACCTTGAAGACGAAAGTGAAAAATCT ACTCCGGAAGCACATGCtgctgcttggaagatcttgaag AGTGCAGAATGCGTTCTTGTTCCTGGTGGTTTTGGAGATCGTGGCGTGAGCGGAATGGTTTTAGCAGCAAAATACGCTAGAGAGAACAAAGTTCCTTATCTTGGGATCTGCTTGGGGATGCAAATTGCTGTAATTGAGTTTGCCAGATCT GTTTTGGGCTTGGAAAGAGCAAATAGCACGGAGTTTGATGCTCAGACACCTGACCCTGTTGTTATATTCATGCCAGAA GGCTCAAGAACGCATATGGGAAGTACAATGAGACTAGGATCCCGAAGAACCCATTTAGAAAGTCGAGACTCTCTCACTTCTAAACT ATATGGAGATGTTTGTTATGTAGACGAAAGGCATAGGCACCGTTACGAG GTGAATCCAGAAGTATCTCAAGTACTTGAAGAAGCTGGTTTAAGACTTGTGGGCAAAGATGATACAGGGAAACGAATTGAG GTGATTGAGCTTCATGATCATCCATTCTATGTTGGAGTTCAGTTTCATCCAGAGTTTAAGTCCAGACCCACTAGACCTTCTCCTCTGTTTCTAG GGTTTATATTGGCTGCGAGGACACTTCTTCAGACCCATTTAAGCAGTTGA
- the LOC125586377 gene encoding probable galacturonosyltransferase-like 6 translates to MLWITRFSAFFSAAMAVIILSPSLQSFPPAAAIRSSHPDRSLISSFRKSPAFRNAEECLSSAADSNVCNPSLVHVAITLDVVYLRGSIAAVNSILQHSLCPENVFFHFIVSETNLESLVRSTFQELRFKVYYFAPETVRGLISSSVRQALEQPLNYARNYLAELLEDCVNRVIYLDSDLIVVDDIAKLWKTGLGPRIIGAPEYCHANFTKYFTGGFWSEERFSGTFRGRSPCYFNTGVMVIDLKRWRGGGYTRRIEKWMEIQRTERIYDLGSLPPFLLVFAGHVAPIPHRWNQHGLGGDNVRGSCRDLHPGPVSLLHWSGSGKPWLRLDSKRPCPLDALWTPYDLYRHSH, encoded by the coding sequence ATGCTTTGGATCACGAGATTCTCTGCATTTTTCTCCGCCGCGATGGCAGTGATCATCTTATCTCCATCCCTTCAGTCGTTTCCTCCCGCGGCGGCGATCCGGTCGTCGCATCCGGATCGGAGTTTAATCTCATCCTTCAGAAAATCCCCGGCCTTCCGCAACGCCGAGGAATGTCTCTCCTCCGCGGCAGATTCCAACGTCTGCAACCCTTCGTTAGTCCACGTGGCGATCACACTCGACGTCGTATACCTACGCGGCTCAATCGCAGCCGTCAATTCCATCCTCCAGCACTCGCTGTGCCCCGAGAACGTCTTCTTCCACTTCATCGTCTCAGAGACGAACTTAGAGTCGCTGGTGAGATCGACTTTTCAAGAACTGAGATTCAAAGTTTACTACTTTGCCCCTGAGACGGTTCGTGGTTTGATCTCTTCCTCCGTGAGGCAAGCCCTCGAGCAGCCGTTGAATTACGCTAGAAACTACCTCGCGGAGCTTCTCGAGGACTGCGTTAACCGGGTCATATACTTGGATTCGGATCTCATCGTCGTCGACGACATCGCCAAGCTCTGGAAAACGGGTCTGGGTCCGAGGATTATCGGAGCTCCGGAGTACTGCCACGCGAATTTCACTAAGTACTTCACCGGAGGGTTCTGGTCGGAGGAGAGGTTCTCCGGGACGTTTCGAGGGAGGAGCCCTTGTTACTTCAACACAGGAGTGATGGTGATAGATCTGAAGAGGTGGAGAGGAGGTGGGTACACGAGACGTATCGAGAAGTGGATGGAGATTCAGAGAACAGAGAGGATCTACGACCTCGGCTCCCTCCCACCGTTTCTGCTTGTTTTCGCCGGTCACGTGGCTCCCATTCCGCATAGGTGGAACCAGCATGGGCTCGGTGGGGACAATGTTAGAGGTAGCTGTCGTGATTTGCATCCTGGTCCCGTGAGCTTGCTTCATTGGTCCGGTAGTGGCAAGCCGTGGTTAAGGCTCGACTCCAAACGTCCTTGTCCGTTAGATGCTCTATGGACGCCTTACGACCTGTATCGACACTCGCATTGA
- the LOC125584299 gene encoding uncharacterized protein LOC125584299 translates to MDNTRVALSSRGLGNCLNECLNIGILESEMHRAITIIRYHLTEELRDLYLHVEDPCALWLQLRQRFTDFKSVDEYNSVLMDIVDGLILCDEIITNEDLIYKTYSTFHPEDVQLINKAKKFTIYKDLLSYLLASEQRKQKIILVTIDKADKLLKRIRELRDHMA, encoded by the exons ATGGATAACACTCGTGTTGCCCTAAGTTCCAGAGGACTTGGAAATTGCCTCAATGAGTGCCTTAATATTGGTATCCTTGAAAGTGAAATGCATAGAGCTATAACGATTATTcgttatcatctcactgaggagcTAAGAGACCTATACCTCCATGTTGAGGACCCTTGTGCCCTTTGGCTACAGTTAAGGCAAAG ATTCACGGATTTTAAATCTGTGGATGAGTATAATTCTGTCCTGATGGATATAGTTGACGGTCTTATACTATGTGatgaaataataacaaatgagGACTTAATATATAAGACCTACTCCACCTTCCATCCAGAGGATGTGCAGCTGATTAACAAGGCTAAGAAATTCACCATCTATAAGGACCTCTTGTCATATCTTTTGGCTTCCGAACAGAGAAAACAGAAAATCATTCTTGTCACCATCGACAAAGCTGATAAGCTTCTGAAAAGAATCCGTGAGCTAAGAGACCACATGGCATAA
- the LOC106398972 gene encoding importin subunit alpha-3-like codes for MSLRPSAKTEVRRNRYKVAVDAEEGRRRREDHMVEIRKNKREENLQKKRREGISAAPQSGQVDLPSAKKLIENLPEMVAGIWSEDANLQLETTTLLRKLLSLEQNPPINDVVGSGVVPRVVTFLSRDDFPKLQFEAAWALTNIASGTSENTNVIIESGAIPIFIHLLTSPNEEVREQAVWALGNVAGDSPKCRDLVLSLGAMLPLLSQFTEQTKLSMLRNATWTLSNFCRGKPQPSFEQTSPALPVLKKLVQSTDEEILTDACWALSYLSDSSNDKIQAVIDAGVIPRLIDLLAHSAPAVLIPALRTIGNIVTGDDTQTQTVLDHQVLPRLLHLLTNPYKKSIKKEACWTISNITAGCSQQIQGVIEAGIIQSLVGVLHNAEFEVKKEAAWGISNATSGGTHDQIKFLVSQGCIKPLCDLLTCPDPRILTVCLEALENILVVGEAVKSLGHTGEDNPYASMIDEAEGLEKIENLQSHDNNDIYQKAVKILETFWTEDDDEEGCNDENHAPQAGFQFGSANVAAAPGQFNFM; via the exons ATGTCTCTGAGGCCTAGCGCGAAGACTGAGGTCCGACGTAACCGGTACAAGGTTGCCGTCGATGCGGAGGAGGGACGGCGGAGGCGAGAGGATCACATGGTTGAGATCAGGAAGAACAAGAGGGAAGAGAATCTCCAGAAGAAGAGACGCGAGGGGATCTCCGCCGCTCCTCAATCCGGACAGGTTGATCTTCCTTCTGCCAAGAAG TTGATAGAGAATCTACCGGAGATGGTTGCTGGGATATGGTCAGAGGATGCCAACTTACAACTCGAGACGACTACTCTCCTCAGGAAACTGCTTTCTCTTG agCAAAACCCTCCTATCAATGATGTTGTAGGATCTGGTGTTGTTCCTCGCGTTGTGACGTTTCTTTCGAGGGATGATTTTCCCAAACTTCAG TTTGAGGCGGCTTGGGCCCTCACCAACATTGCTTCAGGGACATCAGAGAACACTAATGTCATCATTGAGAGTGGTGCTATCCCCATATTCATCCATCTTCTCACCTCCCCTAATGAGGAAGTCCGCGAACAG GCTGTTTGGGCGCTGGGAAATGTTGCTGGAGACTCCCCAAAATGCCGTGATCTTGTCTTGAGTCTAGGTGCCATGTTGCCTCTTCTGTCTCAGTTCACTGAGCAGACAAAGCTCTCAATGCTTAGGAATGCTACTTGGACTTTGTCAAACTTCTGCCGAGGGAAGCCTCAGCCTTCTTTTGAACAG ACAAGCCCAGCTTTACCAGTTCTTAAGAAGCTTGTGCAATCAACAGATGAAGAAATTCTCACAGATGCTTGCTGGGCTCTGTCGTACCTCTCGGACAGCTCAAACGACAAGATACAGGCTGTTATCGATGCTGGCGTTATCCCTCGCCTCATCGACCTCTTAGC TCATTCGGCGCCGGCAGTGCTGATTCCTGCTCTTCGCACCATCGGAAACATTGTTACTGGCGATGATACACAGACTCAG ACGGTTCTCGACCATCAAGTGCTTCCTCGTCTATTGCACCTTCTTACAAACCCTTACAAGAAGAGTATCAAGAAGGAAGCTTGCTGGACCATCTCCAACATTACAGCTGGGTGTTCTCAACAGATACAA GGAGTGATTGAAGCAGGTATCATTCAGTCTCTTGTTGGGGTGCTCCATAACGCAGAGTTCGAAGTGAAAAAAGAAGCTGCTTGGGGGATCTCAAATGCTACTTCTGGTGGCACTCATGATCAAATCAA GTTTCTGGTGAGCCAAGGCTGTATCAAACCACTGTGCGATCTTCTAACCTGCCCGGATCCGAGAATCTTGACGGTTTGTTTAGAAGCGTTGGAGAACATTCTGGTGGTTGGAGAAGCAGTGAAGAGCCTAGGTCATACCGGAGAGGATAACCCTTATGCTTCAATGATAGATGAAGCTGAAGGGCTTGAGAAGATTGAGAATCTTCAGAGCCACGACAACAACGATATATACCAAAAGGCGGTGAAAATCCTCGAAACGTTTTGGACTGAAGACGATGATGAAGAAGGATGTAACGATGAAAACCACGCTCCTCAAGCCGGTTTCCAGTTCGGAAGCGCTAACGTTGCTGCTGCTCCTGGTCAGTTCAACTTTATGTGA